The DNA sequence attgaAATAACTATAGATGATATTATCCTCAACGTGCCGGTGGCAAAACTTTAACGCTAGTAAATGAGTCGTGGAAAATTCTGCTGTTCAACACGAATCACACGGCGTCCCGTTTTGCAAAGTTAAAGACGAAGgcagaaaaagaacaaagaaagcaACAGATAGGAGACCCTTGATCTGTGCTTTTTAGATGGGGATAGGGCTCATTGACTGGTCTAAGTGATAAATGGATGATCTGATCTTCATGAGATCAGTACTTCGGTTAACGTCAATTCCTGAATGACCCCGTTTTACGTTGCCTAGCTGCGACATAACTCGTGCAAAGAGATTTCTTGACTGCTAACATCTCGGTAAGGCGGTGATGAAGAGTACATCGATAATGGACCTTTGGATCACGGAAACTGCGGAGTAGTTATGGCACAAACTGGACCTTTCATGGCGGGTGTAAAACCCTTATGGTAACGTCCAAAAGAGTTGGCGAATGAAGGAAGGAACATCATCTATTTCCTTCACTGTGGTCCGGGGAATTGGGAACAGCAAGCTAAAGAGGCATCAACACCATCAGAGTCTGTGATCGGAATGAACCTTAAAGACGTTGTCATGGCCCAGCCGACATCGACAAATTGTCGTCGGAATTCATCATTTCTCCGTATCGCCAAGATCTTCATAGCCCCATCAATGGAAATCACAACTGTAAGGATCAGTGTGTTCTCTTGATTAGCAACGCAAGTGCATGTATCGAACAAGTAATAaagtgatgaataaaagtatcGCTCCCACAGAGATtgtaaacaaatcaatcaaattgctTACTAAAGGTGAAtaattctcaaatttatctaaccaattAAAGATTCAATAACGCAATCAAAATTCTAAAGACAAATAAATTAACCAAGGAAGCAAACcaaaatcaaaaatagaaatcaCAAATATAAAGAAGCAAGAAACACTGGATTTCTATTAAGAATGAAAAAAACGTTAGAGCATCCAATTTCACTTAATCAATCATGATTAATTAACCAATCTCGTcatgcaatcaaattgaatCCACAATGTGATGGTAGAACTTCCCAGTTTAAATCACTATCCTTGGTCCGGTATAGCAACCCACACTAACCCACACTTGGTCCAAGCGaatttaaataaattcaaaCGCATGAAGATCTATGAATGTTCCTGGATTCAATAAACCACTCTCGATTTACCTACTACCGAAACCATACAAACAACCTAAGGTATCTCTGTCCATGTGAATTCATGGCCATATATATCATAAAGCACTTGCACAGAATCTTCTTTCGGTCTCAAACATccaacaaaaatcattcaagtggtgatcaagcgcttaaaagttttaagaacGTGATATATAACTCACACATATGAATTCTAGAATTGCATAAATGAGTCtgaaaaattaatcaatcatagttAAGCTACATAGTAGCTCTAATAAGAAGTTGTCtagaacataaaaaaattaaactaaaaataaTGACTATACTAATCATGACGAAGAACTCAAACAACTTCACTAAGAATAATTAAGGATTGACTTTTAATTcgccttattcttcttcacttggcatacggcattgaaaggaagaataAAAGCAAAACTGGTATGGAAaaaactctcctctctctctctctcctcttgaaAATCACGTTTCTTTTTGCCTTATTCttgttttcaaaaaaagaaatctgaaTCACATCAAAATAGTATtgcaataaaaaattcttcccaAATATGATTTCTCCCAAAAATAAAACTCTAATTTAgcttaaattttgaatttctccccaagatatgcttgattctccttgatttcaaatttgcatgACTGAAGATCGTATTACCAactaaatcaattaaaaataaataaagtagacatcaaattcaattaaaactaagcaaatattaagtctaaaataataaataaactcttTATAAAATAGATTTATCAATCAGTCAAGGACggttttgtcttcttctttttttgaagtCGTGGAGGGTTTGCTCGTTACAAAAATTCCAAGTGAGCTGAAAATGGAGAGAAGGAACTTTTCCATGTACTGACTCCCTCATTGGTGATCGTCTGTGCTCCAGCTACCACCGCCTCGGTTCTCGATTGGAATATCCTTGTCTCACCACGAACCTCCCACTGCCGGCATGCAGATCGATCTGCCCCGACCCGCCACCTTCATCCGCCACCTTCATGGCGCTTTTCCTCGCGGAACTCATATGACTATGCAATCGCTTGCCGAATCTCCCCGGTGCTCTATCATCCTCCGCATCACACGAAGAGTTTCTTGCGAAGAGTTTCTTGCGATACATCCAGTCGACATTCAACCTTTCGGATCAAGGCGGTGGGGCGAACTTGGCGTGATTAGCAAATGTTACCGCGAATTCGAATTTGAAACTCAAGATGCGAAGTTTTGCCGGACGTTCGGTTGTATGCTCCTCCATTCCCACTTCAGTGAAGGAAACTCAGCAGGCTATATCTTACCATAAAGAGAATCAGCAGCTAAAGCTACTACGctaatcttttttgtttccatAAATGGAAATCCATAAAATGTCGCAAAGAGTACGTAAAAACAAGCCAGGTTTTTGCCATGCCCACAAAATTAGAGAGGCGAGGATTACAAAaactcaaaacaaaaaagaaaaggcgacATAACCTGAGAGAACCTTGAACTCTCCATAGAGCACTGCTGTTCTCTCCACCGGAAGAAAATTACACTATACGCCGACTTCAAAATGAAAGAGTCTCTCTATATTGCGGTGGAGCCTATCACGCCCACCATAGTGTATGAACCACCTTGACATTTTGGTCCACACTTATTTGctatatggggaaaaaaaattaaacgaaaaaAGCCGcaatatattttctctctcaagaATGAAAACCACACAAAGTCCCTGGTCAAGCCGTCAACGAGTCCTGAACAGGGAGTGCCACCGCCGATCGACCTTCAGCCTCCGGTTCTTATTGTTGCCACTTTTGGGCTTCAACAGCCGGTCTGCTTCCATCTGAGACACTAGAGCCAACTGCAACCGCTTTAAATGTCCGCTGCACTGCTTGTGCTCCGACAGGCTCCTGCCGATACCGCTCTGCTTCTCGGCATCGAACTGTCTCTGGTAGGGCGAGTGCCACTTCGCTTGTAAGTATGCCAAAGATCTCCACGGAGGGAGTGGCATAGAGTTTTGTTTCAGCGAAAACCTACCAGCTTCAGCCATCACTTGAAGAAACTGACTCAGCCTGCCCAAGGAGCCCACATAAATCACGGGAAGTAACTTCAATATTCTGTCGTATGACTCAACAGCTCTAGCAATCTCAAAGTGGCTCTGGAAGTCGATATCTATGATCAATCGATCAGAGTTTCCGGAGCCGGTATGATTAACCACATCAATGTATTCATGATCACCTGCATCATATATCGTGTGACATAAGACAATGCTGAAACAGTTGCATACAATGCAAAAGAAACAGTTGGCAACACAAAGTAAATGGATTGGCAAATGCATTGAAGAGCAGAGAAAGATCAATTAACTACCTCCAGGAACCTTGCCACCACCCTGCCATCTTGATGAACAAACTGCTGCATCATATCCCGAGTGTCTCAATAGTTGAACCAGAGAAAATCTAATGCAGCTAGCGTTACACGGTCCTGACTTGACAAACTGAAGGTCTATCTCATTGATCGAGAGCACAAGTGAATGGACCACTGATTGCAAGTCACTCTCATACTGATCCAAGTTGCACTTAGAGAACTGTGACAAAAAGGCATATTGGCATAACGTGAGAATCAACTCAAAACCATTTCGACTTTTTATGGTATaggaaaacaccaaaaaagcaaaaataacaACAGATCAAAcagtaagaaaggaaaaatctaTCTTGCAAGTTAAACCAGTCTCATGCCCCTTGCTCTCGGATGGACTAAGATCTATCTATCTTATATGTCCTTCCCAATTGCAAAACAGTTCTGTGACTTGCACAAAGAACTTCGATCCGAATGGCAAATCAGATCTTCTCATTCCCTAAGgaccaaaattttcttgattatcTTAGAAGGTGATTAAGATGGTCTTCAATATGTACACAAGTTCCAGGTCAAGGTGACTCATATTTCATCTAATTAGAATGTGACCCACAGTGCTATTAACAGATACTTCATTTCCAACTAAAACAATATGACACCACCTAAGAATATAGCTAATCCACCATGGTCGGCTCTCAGCCTATGGCGGCTCCAATGCAGCTTATTCCATTTCCATCTGTCCTACTCATTCCATCTACAAAATTCACAATAACCCAACACCATAACACATCGACTTTCTGGCGATCTGATCCTCTTCCATTAATTGGTTCTAGTATAGTTTCTGTCCAGGTCTGAATTGATCATCCTCATCCGCACACTCTCCATGCATGCTACCGATAGCATTTAATTTTGACTAGAGAACCTTTGAGGagaaagaaattatttaaagggtaactttttttttggtaagaattTAAAGGGTAACTTAATATCACTGATCTCTAACAAATTCCATATTCATTTATTTCATGACTGAAACTATTCATCTCCGAACTTCTATGAAAGGAGAAATTTTGTGTTTTGTATGGACTGTTCAGTTTCCATGTCCATAACCTAATAagtatcaaataaaaaaagaatagtcTAGTCATCTCCATTCATTTATAACTTCCATAGTAAtgactttccatttttttagttGCCAAAAACACTCAGTATACCAAGCAAGCCACGCACCATCAGGCCATAAAATAAATATCCATTCCAGCAAATTGATGTAGGACAGCACTGGTAATGGCAGTCTCACGAAAACATGTTGAAAAACAGCTGACAACTGATTCAAATACCCACAGAAGTTATAACTTCCATTGGTTAATCAACTGTGACTCAAGAAAATAAAGCTGGACAGTAACATGAGGTTATTTAAGGTAAAGTAAAGTTTATAGTGGCACTTCGCAATCTGCAACAGAACTATCGATTATACTTCTCATGGGAGTACCAGGCACAGATAGCGAAATCGTCTGACTCAAGGTGCCAAAGGAAAGCTAGCAAAAATCCCATTCACATAAAAATCATTGTCTAAGAAACCTAAGGTCCttacaagatcaaacaattgtATTCAGAGGCAATTACAATTCATCCCATGGCACCAAAACACAAATCACAGATATTCAACACCATACAAACTCTGTATTCACTATATCCTAGCATACCAGCAATTTCCATATCAATCATAAGGACACCCAACAAAATGGCAAGCGCAAAAGGGCTCGAGAAGTATGATTGCCACCCTAGTTTTCCCCAAGGACCACCCCAGACAAATAACACAGGACACATAAACTgcaaaaaatcaactttattACAAACCACACCAATTCACCCACTTTCCATGAGAGAAGCAGAGCTTAACTATCCTTCCCACGATCAACCTAATAGCCAAAGTTGACAGGTAATTCCTCCAAGTAATGAAAATTCGTGCATCAAAGTTTACCAAGGGCCTGTATGAAATCACTTTAGAATTTCTATTTATCTGCCAAAAGTCCATCCGGCAGAGAAAtgtgtgtttgataaaaatatgatcaaagtagaaatccgtttggtaaaaaatttgacttctaatgggatttttcacttttggcaagatttttcacttctaataagatttttggccaattttgaaaagtaaaaaatttttacttctcggctccagaatcacttcttggaccacacccgcctccgccGACCATCGTTCTTTGTGATCGCCGGTGCCGACCACAACCGCCGTggccgccggccaccgccgccgaccaccgccgccacaaccgccaaccgccgaccaccgccaccgcagCCGCCTGCTGCCGCGCTGCACCGGCGCCGCCGTCGACTATCGtcatcgaaattttttttaataatgtttcaaaaatagaaattttcaactgttaccaaacgaattttttcgatcagaagtcaatctgaagcagaagtagaaaaatcaacttctacttttgaggaaaagtagaaaaatcaatttcgaccaggaagttgatttcttggagagaagtgttaccatgcgcgccccaATTGGctccattcttttctttctcgttcTACTATTTCCCTTAATTGCTACAGAAGTAACTGAACCGTAGAAAAGCCGTAGGCTTGACAAGTTGAAATTCCTTCTGAGATTTCTATATCAACTATAACTACCAAATTCGAActtgcaaaaaacaaaagaaaaagaaaaagaaaactttacCCGTTAGCAACAATAAATACACACAAATAAGGTAAAATCCAAACGCTCAAACACGAAAGAGACCGACAATTAAGCAGGACTTACGGTGATGTTGTCAGCGAGTTGAGCGAGATCGCAAAGCCCCGAGTCACTGTCGCTGCTGCACCACGACTCGGCTCCACCGCTCGCTCCGTTCTCCAGGAACTCGCTCACCATCACCGCCAGGTCGTGCTCGCTCTCATGGCTAAAACCTCCTCCGAGTTCCCCAATTTTCTTCGACAGAAAATTCTCCGTGATGGGCGTGCACACCGTGCAATCCATGACACACGGAGTCGCAAGGCGATTCAACTAGCTTCAATATCCCTCGCCTTCCGACCACCGTCAGAAAATCCCCAAGGAATTCATATTGACGCTCCAAAAAGATCCCACAAAACCCTACAGAAGCCAATCGATTGAAAGACGGACTCACGCCAATCCAGCTATGCGGAGCTCAATTCGACAGCGGAGACCAACAAAAcgtcccccaaaaaaaaaaaaaaaccacgctGAAGGGGGAAATCCTCGGGAAAAACCCTAGGCAAGCGATCGATTTTGGAACGAATTCCGCCAAATTCAGCCAAGCGACCTCTACGttaaagaaaacagaaaattttcCGATTGCGGATTCTGAAACTCAAATTCTTTCGCCCTTATTCAGCTTCAAATTCAGGAAAAGTAGACACCGACTGATATGATTCTCGAGTTCTCTTTTCTGGAATTCCCTTCTCGTCGATTTCGTCTCGACGGAATGCAAATTCGATTTCTAGTTCGaccgatcgagagagagagagactatttcttcttcttttctcgaaTGTGAAAAGCCACGGCAATGGACGCAGCTAATATAAGgggttttttttgtgtgtttgtgTTGGGGTGGAGGGTGTAATGACGGTTCTGCCCTCGAGGTCCATCGTCAAGCGAGTTTTTGGATAAGGCGACCCGATTCGTCTTTGAATTCGGACCCCAGTTTCGGACAGGTTCGTTACGAGGTTTAATTCAAATTCGCGAGTTAGTTTTCGGAATGGATTTTAAATCCCGGTTGTGTCGGGAGCATATGCGAGAGGCGACAAGATTATTCCGGTGAAAACCTAGAAACGGTCAAAAAACGATTCTAGACGGATTGTCCCACGCACCGCATATAAAACTCGCGTCGTTGCCTTCTAACCGAATCACAAATAAGCATGGCAACCAACCGTGTCATTCGTGACGAACCGAAAACAAAATCGGATGAATCGAAAGCTGTTAATATATATCGAGCCATCGAATCGGCTCGACTAAATAATCGGAACCGTATCGAGCCATCGAATCGGATCGACTAAATAATCGGAACCGCATGTGACGTactaattaaaagcaaacat is a window from the Rhodamnia argentea isolate NSW1041297 chromosome 8, ASM2092103v1, whole genome shotgun sequence genome containing:
- the LOC115728005 gene encoding uncharacterized protein LOC115728005, with the translated sequence MDCTVCTPITENFLSKKIGELGGGFSHESEHDLAVMVSEFLENGASGGAESWCSSDSDSGLCDLAQLADNITFSKCNLDQYESDLQSVVHSLVLSINEIDLQFVKSGPCNASCIRFSLVQLLRHSGYDAAVCSSRWQGGGKVPGGDHEYIDVVNHTGSGNSDRLIIDIDFQSHFEIARAVESYDRILKLLPVIYVGSLGRLSQFLQVMAEAGRFSLKQNSMPLPPWRSLAYLQAKWHSPYQRQFDAEKQSGIGRSLSEHKQCSGHLKRLQLALVSQMEADRLLKPKSGNNKNRRLKVDRRWHSLFRTR